One Eremothecium cymbalariae DBVPG#7215 chromosome 2, complete sequence DNA window includes the following coding sequences:
- the UBP6 gene encoding ubiquitin-specific protease UBP6 (similar to Ashbya gossypii AEL029W) produces MSVNIKHAGKVYPMKLSATTTGADLRESVERLVQIPSSRQKYMIKGGLIDDVLVSDVIKPGANVMLLGTPDKDLIVKPKNTEKFIEDLDKNEQGQHLSKMPMGIANLGNTCYMNATLQGLFRIDPLREQVLEFDEKRAIKEGVDTYHAQLVRELKVTFQKLKDRKGENITPLLLLEILRRVFPQFSETDPQGGFYKQQDAEELFTQLFHTLKTVFGSKLMDNFQIDFRTTLQDTTNESDVIEKVEDDLKLQCHITGATNFMKSGIKESLRENITKRSELTGASSTYSVEKKITKLPAYLTVQYVRFFWKKSTGKKSKILRKVQFPFQLDVADLLDSDYAQEKIKVRDAIREVHKERVDENAEVKRAQENVSSPSATQALASISSTAESRNERWATEVKALSPPDLRPGENPSCIYDLIGVITHQGANSESGHYQAFIRDDADEKWYRFDDDKVTAIEKEKIESLAGGGESDSALILIYKGLGL; encoded by the coding sequence ATGTCAGTTAATATCAAACATGCAGGCAAGGTTTATCCTATGAAATTGTCTGCAACCACAACAGGGGCAGATTTAAGGGAATCAGTAGAGAGATTAGTCCAAATTCCTAGCAGCAgacaaaaatatatgatAAAAGGTGGATTGATAGATGATGTTTTGGTTAGCGATGTGATCAAACCGGGTGCGAATGTGATGTTATTAGGTACACCTGATAAAGATCTAATAGTCAAACCCAAAAATACTGAGAAATTTATCGAGGATTTGGATAAGAATGAACAGGGACAACATCTGAGCAAAATGCCAATGGGCATTGCGAATCTTGGCAACACTTGTTACATGAATGCGACATTGCAGGGATTGTTTCGCATTGATCCGTTGCGGGAACAAGTCCTGGAATTTGATGAGAAGCGTGCTATAAAAGAAGGCGTTGACACCTATCATGCCCAGCTTGTGCGTGAACTCAAGGTCacatttcaaaaattgaaagaCAGAAAGGGAGAGAATATTACCCCgctattattattggagATTCTAAGGAGAGTATTCCCACAGTTTTCAGAGACAGACCCACAGGGAGGGTTCTACAAACAGCAGGACGCCGAAGAGTTATTTACACAGTTATTTCATACTTTGAAGACAGTATTTGGGAGCAAACTAATGGATAACTTTCAAATTGACTTCAGGACCACTTTGCAGGATACTACGAACGAATCAGACGTCATTGAGAAGGTTGAAGACGATTTGAAGTTACAGTGTCATATTACTGGTGCGACTAATTTTATGAAATCTGGTATTAAAGAATCCTTAAGAGAAAATATAACAAAACGTTCTGAACTAACTGGTGCTAGTTCCACTTACAGCGTTGAGAAGAAGATTACCAAATTACCAGCTTATTTAACTGTGCAGTACGTTCGTTTTTTCTGGAAGAAGTCCACTGgcaaaaaatccaaaatcttGCGCAAGGTCCAGTTCCCATTTCAGCTTGACGTCGCTGACCTTTTAGACTCCGACTACGCCCAAGAAAAGATCAAAGTCAGAGATGCTATCAGAGAAGTCCATAAAGAGCGTGTAGATGAGAATGCAGAAGTAAAACGCGCTCAGGAAAACGTTTCTTCCCCCTCGGCAACACAAGCGTTGGCGTCTATTTCTTCCACGGCAGAGAGTAGAAACGAACGCTGGGCGACCGAGGTTAAGGCCCTGTCTCCCCCTGATCTACGTCCAGGTGAAAATCCTTCCTGCATTTATGATCTTATTGGTGTCATTACCCATCAAGGGGCTAACTCTGAATCTGGTCACTATCAGGCCTTCATCAGAGATGATGCCGATGAGAAATGGTACAGGTTCGACGACGATAAAGTCACTGCAATcgaaaaggaaaagataGAGTCTCTTGCGGGTGGTGGTGAAAGCGATAGTGCTCTCATCCTTATATATAAGGGACTTGGCTTATGA
- the MIC19 gene encoding Mic19p (similar to Ashbya gossypii AEL028C), producing MGLFNRQVVTETKVFTPTTPVNLSPGLLSQLVSTKETDFTRQQLNDKFLEEKVSQRFAQREQEVLRKFELNLKEALLAEDNKAERLQTLSSQQVGAKVVELQKRMDQLEGHGKQNEASALADAREQVRSCLAVNRGRPLNCFEEMEAFKRAAL from the coding sequence ATGGGATTGTTCAACAGACAGGTTGTGACGGAGACCAAGGTGTTTACCCCTACGACGCCAGTGAATCTTTCACCGGGATTGCTAAGCCAATTGGTTAGTACGAAAGAGACAGACTTTACGAGGCAGCAGTTAAATGATAAGTTTTTGGAGGAGAAGGTTTCACAGCGGTTTGCGCAGCGGGAGCAGGAGGTTTTGCGAAAGTTTGAGTTAAATTTGAAGGAGGCGTTGCTTGCTGAGGATAACAAGGCTGAGAGGTTGCAGACGTTGTCGTCACAGCAGGTTGGAGCTAAGGTGGTAGAGCTGCAGAAGCGGATGGATCAGTTGGAGGGGCATGGGAAGCAGAATGAGGCGAGTGCATTGGCGGATGCGAGGGAGCAGGTGCGCTCGTGCCTCGCTGTGAACCGGGGCCGCCCCTTGAACTGTTTCGAGGAGATGGAGGCTTTCAAACGGGCTGCTTTGTGA
- the DCV1 gene encoding Dcv1p (similar to Ashbya gossypii AEL027W), which produces MGRSFNFGLSGLIWVVQVIVLGILVICCITAPVISRLGFSKYQDVTYGVFGYCSRDGKECSSASANYHAERLSDNGDWRFGNGLRSKLSPILLVAPIAAGFTLLAILSNFTSQFRVVNRHAGIFVSNLLWTGLAFLSSALLCVVVWLLFWPHLTWCAYLLVAAAAIHLVCIPLTYLAHSQVSQDYDDEDVSGLNGGVSRHKYLEQEEDFSNAFNVNEFQRTAADRDLPQPGYYKASQGGGSAVSGSSKTEFSGMYPVPNQTPPQSYLRSNPAVTNRRSYISNESSHSTRDPPVMAAPYPLSSSGSLAQTGSSQNVFADRVGASAVTAPYPVTSGVGVAGQQRNYQGSGGQTGPGVAAPTGNSKYYANSYNGLQPSQPYSAINNPSLVAGGSSNNLADGSRSQLSHLQRQASPVLPSAVNGPGGLRSGVSDGAFTPSSSNYDAQTASAKVRNIHHPNYVSNAGGPPGAHSKAPPVPGLPSKVDYPLQDFDDEEFVRQNTIDPEERPPVEDDDGIKDDGSDFTSVSQRGVNPGYFVGKQAPYPIQHYSAPPSQQQQYYQDPKIGPYNQPNTPISSGQPQYLSQSYPSQQQSGYYSAPLGPAQHRDPDHSDILLQNNPDFMVGGAASNKATKFGSQKSPVQGASSPNPQGLYYRPAYKKRIQKQKNMTAASMSRDSPYGGR; this is translated from the coding sequence ATGGGACGATCGTTTAACTTTGGGTTATCAGGGTTGATATGGGTGGTGCAGGTAATCGTGTTGGGTATTCTAGTAATATGTTGTATTACAGCGCCAGTAATTTCGCGGTTGGGCTTTTCTAAATACCAAGATGTGACGTATGGAGTGTTTGGCTATTGTAGTAGGGATGGTAAAGAGTGTTCCTCAGCGTCGGCTAATTATCATGCGGAGAGACTGAGTGATAATGGCGATTGGAGGTTTGGGAATGGGTTGCGATCAAAGTTGTCACCGATTTTGTTAGTAGCTCCGATAGCTGCTGGGTTTACTCTATTAGCGATTTTGTCCAATTTTACTTCTCAATTTCGGGTGGTCAACCGTCATGCGGGAATATTTGTGAGCAATCTATTGTGGACAGGGCTTGCATTTCTTTCGTCTGCGTTACTATGCGTTGTGGTGTGGCTCTTGTTTTGGCCGCATCTTACGTGGTGTGCCTACTTATTGgtagcagcagcggcaATCCATTTGGTATGCATTCCCTTAACATATCTAGCCCACTCGCAAGTCTCTCAGGActatgatgatgaagatgtgaGTGGCCTGAATGGCGGAGTCTCACGTCACAAGTACTTGGAACAGGAGgaagatttttcaaacgCCTTCAACGTCAATGAATTTCAAAGAACCGCGGCTGACCGAGATTTACCGCAGCCAGGCTACTATAAGGCGTCACAAGGAGGAGGAAGTGCTGTTTCTGGGTCCTCCAAAACAGAATTTTCGGGTATGTACCCAGTGCCAAACCAAACTCCTCCACAATCATACTTGAGGTCGAATCCGGCGGTGACAAATAGACGCAGTTACATTAGTAATGAGAGTTCACACAGCACTAGAGATCCGCCAGTAATGGCAGCACCATACCCCTTATCTTCCTCGGGTTCACTGGCACAAACAGGATCTTCTCAGAATGTATTCGCAGATCGTGTCGGTGCAAGCGCCGTCACGGCGCCCTATCCCGTTACATCCGGAGTTGGCGTGGCTGGTCAACAACGCAATTATCAGGGGAGCGGTGGTCAAACAGGCCCTGGTGTGGCTGCTCCTACAGGCAATTCTAAATACTATGCCAACAGCTATAATGGTCTTCAGCCCTCCCAGCCTTACTCAGCGATTAACAACCCTAGCTTAGTGGCAGGAGGTTCTAGCAATAACCTTGCCGACGGGAGTAGGTCCCAGTTAAGTCATCTTCAGAGGCAAGCTAGTCCAGTACTACCATCTGCCGTCAATGGCCCCGGTGGTTTAAGGAGCGGGGTTTCTGATGGAGCTTTCACaccttcatcttctaaCTACGATGCTCAAACAGCTTCGGCAAAAGTGAGGAATATACATCATCCGAATTACGTTTCCAATGCCGGTGGACCTCCAGGTGCTCATTCTAAAGCGCCCCCGGTCCCTGGATTGCCTTCGAAGGTTGACTATCCTCTCCAGGATTTTGATGACGAAGAATTCGTCCGGCAAAACACTATAGACCCTGAAGAACGGCCACCagttgaagatgacgatGGAATCAAGGATGACGGGTCCGACTTTACATCGGTGTCTCAGAGGGGCGTTAATCCTGGCTACTTTGTTGGTAAACAGGCTCCTTATCCGATTCAACACTATTCGGCACCACCTTCccaacaacagcagtaCTACCAGGATCCAAAAATAGGGCCCTATAATCAACCAAACACACCAATTTCTAGTGGGCAGCCACAGTACTTGTCTCAGAGCTATCCTAGCCAGCAGCAAAGCGGATATTACTCTGCACCTCTGGGACCAGCACAACATAGAGATCCGGATCACTCCGACATATTGTTACAAAATAATCCGGATTTCATGGTAGGTGGTGCTGCTTCTAACAAAGCCACGAAATTTGGCAGCCAAAAATCTCCTGTACAAGGTGCTTCTTCACCAAACCCTCAAGGACTCTATTACAGACCCGCATACAAgaaaagaattcaaaagcaGAAAAATATGACAGCTGCTTCTATGAGTAGGGATAGTCCGTATGGCGGTAGATAA
- a CDS encoding uncharacterized protein (similar to Ashbya gossypii AFR125C): MSRASLGQVMRQFHSTYKRAVHIKRWSELSNADRKQFITNYVNLYKEKHPCSKSNVMYKSLASDMDVYDDTPYVFGILYNEIRSVHLGQSTDNQKGSGPMGDLDFAKLLYN, from the coding sequence ATGTCCAGAGCATCATTAGGACAGGTGATGAGGCAGTTCCACAGCACATATAAGAGAGCTGTTCATATTAAGAGATGGTCTGAATTATCAAATGCTGATAGAAAACAGTTTATTACGAACTATGTGAATCTTTATAAGGAAAAACATCCTTGTAGCAAAAGCAATGTTATGTATAAGTCACTTGCGAGCGATATGGATGTATATGATGATACCCCATATGTTTTTGGAATCCTTTATAATGAGATTCGGTCGGTGCATCTTGGACAGTCTACAGATAATCAAAAGGGTTCAGGACCTATGGGGGATCTAGACTTCGCTAAGCTCTTATACAACTAG
- the APS1 gene encoding Aps1p (similar to Ashbya gossypii AFR124W), with the protein MSKIKYLLLLSRQGKVRLIRWYRSYDQREKALILREITTTVLSRKPRMCNILEYQDHKIVYKRYASLFFICGISPEDNELLTLEIIHRFVESMDRYFGNVCELDIIFNFSRAYNILDELIMCDGAFVESSKTSILTSMAIMDSVESNDSLEKVLS; encoded by the coding sequence ATGtctaaaattaaatatcTACTTCTCCTCTCAAGACAAGGGAAAGTAAGGTTAATCAGATGGTATCGTTCTTACGATCAGAGGGAAAAGGCCCTAATACTAAGAGAAATCACCACTACGGTTTTGTCGAGAAAACCAAGAATGTGCAATATCCTCGAATACCAGGATCATAAAATTGTCTACAAAAGATATGCTAGCTTGTTTTTCATTTGCGGTATAAGTCCTGAAGACAATGAGCTATTGACATTGGAAATAATACATAGATTTGTAGAATCTATGGACCGCTATTTTGGAAATGTGTGCGAATTggatattatatttaacttCTCGAGGGCATACAACATACTGGATGAGTTAATTATGTGTGACGGGGCATTTGTGGAATCCAGTAAGACTTCTATCTTGACAAGCATGGCAATTATGGATTCTGTAGAATCCAATGATAGCTTGGAAAAGGTGTTAAGTTGA
- the DPH5 gene encoding diphthine synthase (similar to Ashbya gossypii AFR123W) yields the protein MLYLVGLGLSSEEDITVRGLKAVKKSCRVYLEHYTSILMAASQEELEKFYEKPVILADREMVETGCDEILRDADKQDVAFLVVGDPFGATTHTDLVLRAKQQGISVEVIHNASIMNAVGACGLQLYTFGQTVSMVFFTENWRPDSWYEKILENRKIGLHTLVLLDIKVKEQNYENMARGRLIYEPPRYMSISQCCEQLLEVDESKGTKAYTADTPCVAISRLGCPTQRMKSGTIKELSGYDAGEPLHSLVILGRQCHELELEYLLEFCDDRRKFKQDVLRDQEYFKPAPWVPPAEEEDE from the coding sequence ATGTTGTATTTAGTTGGGCTCGGTTTATCCTCAGAAGAGGATATTACTGTCCGTGGGTTGAAGGCTGTTAAGAAGTCTTGTCGGgtttatttggaacattATACGTCAATCTTAATGGCAGCTTCGCAAGAAGAGttagaaaagttttatGAAAAGCCAGTGATTTTAGCTGATAGGGAAATGGTTGAAACAGGATGTGATGAGATTTTGCGTGATGCGGACAAGCAGGACGTTGCATTCTTGGTTGTTGGTGATCCTTTCGGTGCTACAACACACACAGATTTAGTTCTAAGGGCGAAGCAACAAGGCATTTCTGTGGAAGTTATACATAATGCGTCTATCATGAATGCAGTAGGTGCATGTGGATTGCAGCTATATACTTTTGGACAAACGGTATCTATGGTGTTTTTCACAGAGAATTGGAGGCCAGATTCGTGGTATgagaaaatattggaaaatagaaaaattgGACTGCATACTCTGGTGTTGTTGGATATCAAGGTTAAGGAACAGAACTATGAAAATATGGCTCGTGGTAGATTGATATATGAACCTCCTCGTTACATGTCTATTTCTCAATGTTGTGAACAGTTATTGGAAGTAGATGAGAGTAAGGGCACGAAGGCATACACCGCAGATACTCCTTGTGTGGCCATATCCAGGTTAGGTTGTCCTACTCAGAGAATGAAGTCAGGAACCATTAAAGAATTATCCGGGTATGATGCGGGTGAACCATTGCATTCATTGGTTATTCTTGGTAGACAATGCCATGAATTAGAACTAGAATATTTATTGGAATTCTGCGATGATAGAAGGAAGTTCAAGCAAGACGTTCTTAGAGACCAAGAATACTTCAAGCCTGCCCCATGGGTTCCTCCGGCCgaggaggaagatgaaTGA
- the TAG1 gene encoding Tag1p (similar to Ashbya gossypii AFR122C) encodes MADTEDESRPLLSSHSNDYLTTEAYETGMLRNIRSKGRSRTRLLLITTFLLVFVLIPFCYVYGNAPEQEQLQQYISDIAEFKLNKVQFKGWKDIDHSEASSPTYPTEDLKKWMVFDVNLSFSVDYDGSSTALLTDEQRKIVKVISGNVLRRVCFRINSVETFAEDDNIDKMALFTMLGLENLCVSLLDKKVTDINTVISVKPNIKNLSKIFWLIKNNDKLNTSIWSSLDLNIGEHIFWDKYLMLNHFSIPKISLDRYIHWNKIRSTLRHLSTIIQELSSNSKITNFKVQDSNEHPGFIINGEISVPPPKEIPKWLYTMEGINIPSTQWSFKLPNCNSDNTIEVNGASIQTNCVSLSNWFSEDAANVSATITVPGPLSDELLYHLCSYENDDIVTPMSILVRKLFNSTELIFFDVHGQKALVSDNCNTLPIDLATELVQSIDSPVVANFTIKQEDIIEEATIEKLELEVSNDYLGEFKLSVTGIVVLTLNPPFYELNDQSKLSIDKIKGVTKFYHNDIHFITTPILKWTVCDSEIQDNKLKVRFDMNDDDVKIINKRELTLCLNEILIAGESKVRIASNLDLLTRSALGEVVLFGMPGNGQTTIRKDHYRMPSENDLPESFYPYLKR; translated from the coding sequence ATGGCAGATACTGAAGATGAATCGAGGCCCTTACTTTCTTCTCATTCAAATGATTACCTTACGACAGAGGCATACGAGACAGGGATGTTAAGAAACATCAGGAGCAAGGGTAGGTCAAGAACTAGGTTGCTCTTGATTACTACTTTTTTGCTGGTTTTCGTTCTTATACCTTTTTGCTACGTTTATGGTAACGCTCCTGAACAAGAGCAGTTacaacaatatattagtgACATAGCTGAATTTAAACTTAATAAAGTTCAATTCAAGGGCTGGAAAGATATTGATCACTCCGAAGCTTCTAGTCCAACGTATCCAACGGAGGATTTAAAGAAATGGATGGTTTTTGACGTTAATTTGTCTTTTTCTGTGGACTACGATGGAAGTAGTACAGCGTTATTAACAGATGAACAACGCAAAATAGTGAAAGTAATAAGTGGTAATGTACTTCGGCGGGTTTGCTTCCGAATAAATAGCGTTGAAACATTCGCAGAAgatgataatattgataaaatgGCGTTGTTTACAATGTTGGGTTTGGAGAATTTATGTGTTAGCTTGCTGGATAAAAAGGTTACAGATATAAATACAGTTATTTCTGTGAAGCCAAATATTAAGAATTTATCCAAGATATTCTGGCtgattaaaaataatgataaGCTAAATACATCTATTTGGTCATCTCTCGATCTGAACATTGGAGAACATATTTTTTGGgacaaatatttgatgcTTAATCACTTTAGTATACCCAAAATTTCCTTGGATAGGTACATCCATTGGAATAAAATAAGGTCTACGCTTAGGCATCTTAGCACTATCATACAAGAACTAAGTTCCAACTCGAAGATAACTAATTTTAAGGTTCAAGATTCTAATGAACATCCTGGTTTTATAATTAATGGTGAAATAAGTGTACCGCCACCCAAAGAAATCCCTAAATGGCTTTATACAATGGAGGGGATAAATATTCCCTCAACGCAATGGAGTTTTAAGCTACCTAACTGTAACTCTGATAATACTATTGAGGTAAATGGAGCTTCAATTCAGACGAACTGCGTAAGCCTTTCCAACTGGTTTTCGGAAGATGCGGCTAACGTTTCAGCGACGATTACTGTACCCGGGCCTCTTTCAGATGAACTTTTGTATCATCTGTGCTCCTATGAGAACGATGATATAGTTACACCAATGAGTATATTGGTTAGAAAGTTATTCAATTCTACAgagttgattttttttgatgtcCATGGACAAAAGGCTTTGGTCAGTGATAACTGTAATACTTTACCAATCGATCTTGCAACAGAATTAGTCCAGTCTATAGATTCACCGGTTGTTGCAAATTTCACGATAAAACAAGAAGATATAATAGAAGAAGCTACAATAGAAAAGTTGGAGTTGGAAGTCAGTAATGATTATCTTGGTGAATTTAAGCTCTCTGTTACTGGTATAGTAGTCCTTACCCTGAACCCTCCGTTTTATGAATTGAATGACCAGTCTAAGTTGAGtattgataaaatcaaaGGGGTTACTAAATTTTATCATAATGATATTCATTTTATTACAACTCCGATATTAAAATGGACTGTCTGCGATTCAGAAATCCAAGACAATAAGTTAAAAGTTCGCTTTGACatgaatgatgatgatgtcaAGATCATAAACAAAAGAGAATTGACCCTTTGTCTCAACGAAATTTTAATTGCAGGAGAATCAAAAGTTCGGATTGCAAGTAATTTAGATCTTTTGACAAGGTCAGCTTTAGGTGAGGTTGTGTTATTCGGGATGCCTGGAAATGGGCAGACAACAATTAGGAAGGATCACTACAGAATGCCTTCGGAAAACGACCTGCCTGAGTCTTTCTATCcttatttgaaaagataa